GGCGGTGGCGAGAGGTTCATCCTGCTGGCACCGACGCCGAAGTTCGCTGGTCGCGCTGAAGCGGATGCTTTCGTCCCGATCCGTGGCCAGACTCTGCAGAGCGCGATCATCGAGGGCCGACCACGGCTTGCCACGCTCCGGTCCGGACGGCACCCGGGGCAGCAGGCCGGGCTCGCGGCTCCACGCCAGCAGCTGCGCTACCGACGCGGCGTTCAGCAGGTCGCGGAGGTGGTGGGCCGTGACGTAGGCGTCAGGCAGGGCCCGATGGGCCGGCAAGCCCATTTCATGCACCAGGCCCTCGGGTCGGCGCTGGTAGCGCAGCATCTGGTTGGAAAAGCGACTGAGGTCGGGCCAGATTCGAAGCGCGCATTTCCAGGTGCATATCCACTCGGCCCCGCCCGTCAGGCGCGGCGAGCAGTAGCGCTGCTCGAACGACGCGCGATGGGCGGCCAGGGCCACCACGCCGCCGTCCGGTCGAAGGACGGCGGGTGCGACATCCTTCCAGTACGGCGCGTCCGCGACCCACTCATCGAGAATATGGTGGACCGCCATGGTGTCCGGCGAGATGGGGTGACCCGGGTTGACCCAACGCGCTCCCCGCTCCGCGGACAGTGACCATCGTCCGTCGCCCCCGAGCACGACATCCTGCCATCCGATCTCGCAGACATCGCTCTGCCCCGTCCCGGCGGTTTCCAGATCGACGACGCGGATCCGAGGGGGACCGGGATTACTCACGACCCGGACCTGGCCTTCGCGCCCTTCTTGCCAAGGATCGACTGGGCGGCGGATGATGTCCGCGGGTTGGACTTGCCCTCCTTCGCGGCCGCCGCGTTGGCGCTGCGCGCGGCGTGACTCCCGTGGCCCTTGGTGTCTGACATCCAGCCTTCTCCTCAAGGTCGCGAGCGGCCCGCTCGCGATGTGCTTCTGTAAACGCACAATCAGCAGCCATCAGTCATGCGGCACTCTGCATCAGGGGAGCCCAATGTGCGACGGGCGACACTGGAACCGGCGGGTGTGCCGTGGGTTGGGAATCGCCCGGAGCGCGTTGCTGCCGGCCGGAGCCCTCCACCCTTGCGCATCGGCGTCATCGCACATCTGAAGCATCCCATCCGCGAGCCGTTCGCGGGCGGGCTGGAGATGCACACCCATCTGCTCGCCACGTCGCTCCGCGACCGGGGCCACGATGTGACGGTGTTCGCCTCGACGCGATCCGAACCCGAACTGGGCCTCGAAGCGATCTGCGACGAGACCAGTCTTGACGCGGTCGGGCTTGCCGAGGCCACCGACGTGGCCTTCTTCCGGGAGCATCACGCCTATCTCAGGCTGATGAACGATCTGCGCCATCGCGCCTTCGACCTGGTCCACAACAACGCCCTCCACTATCTGCCGGTGGCCATGGCCGACGCCCTGCCCATGCCGATGGTGACGACCCTGCACACCCCGCCCTTCTGCTGGCTGGAGAGCGGCGTGCGGGTGGCGCGCGGCGGCAACAACAGTTTTGTCGGTGTCTCCGAGTCGATCCGGACGGCGTGGACGCCGGTCACCCCCGTCGACGCGGTGATCCTCAACGGGATCGATCTGGCGCGCTTCGCCTTCGCGCCGGAGCCGGAGTCGCCGGCCTATCTGGTCTGGTACGGACGCATCGTCCCCGAGAAGGGGCTCCATTTCGCCCTCGACGCCGCGCGGCGCGTGGGCATGCCGATCCGCTTCGCCGGGCCTGCCCTGGACCGCGAGTATTTCGACACCGAGATCGCGCCGCGCATGGGGAGCGATGCCGTCTATCTCGGGCACCTCGATCACGCCGAACTCTCGCGTGTGATCCGGGGGGCGACCGCCTTCCTGTGCACGCCTTGCTGGGAAGAGCCCTATGGCCTCGTCGTGGCCGAGGCCCTCGCCTGCGGCGTGCCCGTCGCGGCCTTCGCGCGCGGGGCCATTCCCGAGATCCTGACGCCCGTCTGCGGCGTCCTCGCCGTGCCGGACGACGTCGCGAGCCTGGCGGACGCCGCCCGCCGTGCCGTGACCCTGTCGCGTCAGGCCTGCCGCATGCGTGCCGAAACCCTCTGTGACGCCGATCGGATGATCGACCGGTACGAGGCGCACTACCGCAGCCGGCTGGACCAGCATGCGAAAGCCGCCCGCACCGACCGCGGCTTCGCGATCATTCCCCGTCCGGTGCCCCTCGCCGGCCATTCCGGACATGCGCAACGCCCTGGCGGCGAAGAACAGTACCCGGTCCCGGCCGATCCGCTCGGCATGGCGCGACCGGTCGAAGCCCGGGTCTTCGATTGAGCCCGCAAGGGTCAGACAGGCCGGGCCCGCCCGGTGCCCCGGCGTGGTGCGTCTGCGTGCCCGCACGGGACGAGGCGGAGCGGCTGGGTCCCTTCCTCGACGCCCTGGCGGTCCAGGATTTGCCCGGGGCCATCCCGGTGGTGATCGCGCTCAACAACACCACCGACAGGTCGTTCGAGGCGGTCGCCGAAGCGCGCCGCCGGCATGGCGAGCGTCTGTCGCTGACCGTGGACGACCATGTCTTTCCCGCGATCGAAGCCCATGCCGGGTCGGCCCGGGAACGGGCCATGGCGCTCGGCCTGCAGCGGCTTGGAGCCTCCGCAGACGGTGTCCTGATCAGCACGGACGCGGACACCCGCCCCCCGCCGGACTGGGTGCGCGCCAATCTGGAGGCGATCGCCAGGGGGGCCGATCTGGTCGGCGGGCGTCTGGTGCTCGATGAGGCCGAGCCGCTCGGCTCCGACGCGGCCGAGGTCCGGGCGCTGTGGGACGAATACTGGGCCCGGGTCCGGGCGATCGAGGATCGTCTCGACCCGTTGCCGCACGACCCTGCGCCACGCCATGGCGATCACACCGGAGCGAGTCTGGCGATCACGGCCGCTGCCTACCGCGCGGCGGGCGGCGTGCCGCTGATCCCCAACGGAGAGGATCGAGCGCTGGTGGCCGCCGCGGTGGCCACGGGCGCGCGTCTGGTTCACCCGCCCTCGGTCTGGACGCGGGTGTCGCCACGACAGGACGGTCGGGCCAGCGGCGGGATGGCGTCGGACATGCGGCGCCTGGCCCTGGGGTCCGCGGGCGGTGCGCCCCCCCTCGCCCCGGCGCTCGACCACTGGCGGATCAGGGCCGCCTGGCGTCGCGACCTGCGGTCGCGTCTCGGTCCGGCGGCGCTGGTGGCTGCGGAGGCCGCCCTGCCCCCCATGCCGGAGGACACGCCCCTGGCTCAGGCCCTCTCGCGGCAGGTGCCGGTTTGATCGGCTACTACGTCCATCATCAGGGCGCAGGACATCTCGCGCGCGCCCGGGCAGTCGCCCGGGGCGATGCCGCGCGCTTTACCCTGCTGGGCACCGGCCTGGCCGGTCGGACCGGATCCCTTCCGGTCATCGACCTGCCCGACGACCGTGCGGCGGGGCGCGCGTTTGACGGGCGCGA
This DNA window, taken from Brevundimonas subvibrioides ATCC 15264, encodes the following:
- a CDS encoding glycosyltransferase family 4 protein encodes the protein MRIGVIAHLKHPIREPFAGGLEMHTHLLATSLRDRGHDVTVFASTRSEPELGLEAICDETSLDAVGLAEATDVAFFREHHAYLRLMNDLRHRAFDLVHNNALHYLPVAMADALPMPMVTTLHTPPFCWLESGVRVARGGNNSFVGVSESIRTAWTPVTPVDAVILNGIDLARFAFAPEPESPAYLVWYGRIVPEKGLHFALDAARRVGMPIRFAGPALDREYFDTEIAPRMGSDAVYLGHLDHAELSRVIRGATAFLCTPCWEEPYGLVVAEALACGVPVAAFARGAIPEILTPVCGVLAVPDDVASLADAARRAVTLSRQACRMRAETLCDADRMIDRYEAHYRSRLDQHAKAARTDRGFAIIPRPVPLAGHSGHAQRPGGEEQYPVPADPLGMARPVEARVFD
- a CDS encoding glycosyltransferase: MPARDEAERLGPFLDALAVQDLPGAIPVVIALNNTTDRSFEAVAEARRRHGERLSLTVDDHVFPAIEAHAGSARERAMALGLQRLGASADGVLISTDADTRPPPDWVRANLEAIARGADLVGGRLVLDEAEPLGSDAAEVRALWDEYWARVRAIEDRLDPLPHDPAPRHGDHTGASLAITAAAYRAAGGVPLIPNGEDRALVAAAVATGARLVHPPSVWTRVSPRQDGRASGGMASDMRRLALGSAGGAPPLAPALDHWRIRAAWRRDLRSRLGPAALVAAEAALPPMPEDTPLAQALSRQVPV
- a CDS encoding DNA polymerase III subunit epsilon, encoding MSNPGPPRIRVVDLETAGTGQSDVCEIGWQDVVLGGDGRWSLSAERGARWVNPGHPISPDTMAVHHILDEWVADAPYWKDVAPAVLRPDGGVVALAAHRASFEQRYCSPRLTGGAEWICTWKCALRIWPDLSRFSNQMLRYQRRPEGLVHEMGLPAHRALPDAYVTAHHLRDLLNAASVAQLLAWSREPGLLPRVPSGPERGKPWSALDDRALQSLATDRDESIRFSATSELRRRCQQDEPLATAPAQTSFL